Below is a window of bacterium DNA.
CTCTCGCCTTCGCTCTCGCCTTCGCTCTCGCCTTCGCTCTCGCCTTCGCTCTCGCGCAGCGCAGCGCACGCGACAGCTACGTATCGAATATCACTTCAGCGATCCACTCGGACTCATCCATGCGCAGGGTGAGGCCATGCCAGGTAACTGCTTTGATCTCAGTCGCTTGTGCCTGAACGGCTGAAGTCATGTCACCGTAGGCGATGTCCGCCGTGCAGTGCCAGCCGTATACATCAGAATATGCAGAAACTGCATACGTGACGGGAAGGACGCGAAGGACGGCGTGGAGGAAGAGCAGCTCAGAGAGCAGGGCGTGCAGCAGTTCCTCGCCGGAAGGCGCTTCGATGGAAAGGGTCTGTCGTCCGGTGGACTCAATCAGAGGGGGATCGGGGAGAATGAGCGCGAACATGCCGCGGGCAGATTGCTCGAATACGCCCGAGAGCGATGCACTGCGCGCACGGATACCGGTGTCCGCGGTGTGGGACAGTTCCTCGAAGCTCTCTTTCGTCACATCTCCGGCCATGTTGTGTCCTATACTCTACCAATGCGGTAAATCCGCTCAATTCATAGTAGGTAGCGGTAACCGTATTCGCAACAGGAGATGGATAGACCTCTAATACGAATACGAGTTCGAAATCGCCTGTCGCGGCGTAGTTGAGCGAAGCGAAACGAAGCCGGAAAATCGAAATCGAAATCGAGATCGAAGTCGAAATCGAAATCGAAATCGAAATCGAAATCGAAGTCGAAATCGAAGTCGAAATCGAAATCGAATTCGTTCGAGTGCAGTCGAGGATCCCTGTACGCATCAACATGAATTTTAGGGCGTGTTAAAATTTATTTTTAACATAGCCTAAAACTCAAAAATCGCTGAAACTCGTGCATAAAGCTTGTCTCTCGCGCCCCGCAGGGGCTCCCGCGTTCGAGCGAAGCGAGAACTCAAGCGCCGCAGCGCGGCTCCCGCGCCCCCGCAGGGGCTCAAAATGCTTGTACCAATCCATTTTCATTGTTTTCTGCGGCTGTGCTTGCTATTATAAGGCAGCCAGACTGTGAATTCGGCGGGTTGTATGCAGCCTGCCAGCAAATCTGAAAGGCGAGGAAACGAACACCCACGAAATCGCCTGCCGTGGTGTTCGAGCTAATTTTATTACCCATTCATCATAGTTCATCTGATGCCACACACCGCGTCCCTTTTTCGGCTGCGACGTCTGCCGTTGCTGTTGCTTTGTGCTTTTCTCATTC
It encodes the following:
- a CDS encoding archease translates to MAGDVTKESFEELSHTADTGIRARSASLSGVFEQSARGMFALILPDPPLIESTGRQTLSIEAPSGEELLHALLSELLFLHAVLRVLPVTYAVSAYSDVYGWHCTADIAYGDMTSAVQAQATEIKAVTWHGLTLRMDESEWIAEVIFDT